One window of Microcoleus vaginatus PCC 9802 genomic DNA carries:
- a CDS encoding DUF4436 domain-containing protein, whose amino-acid sequence MPTLNTFNLKKILILICSLVVILAIILSIYSHNANAQEPYKPSPESAVASKGLVEVKMTVIAVDPIKNELETRLQFELKGIYKKGPTYPAQDLLMTVNGANVQDSEITFKEGKPMIVPALKFNLVKGKINNYPFDKHIAKVAISLDPLPSIGKKFAPFELNPVPLEFNFHADVPGFDISYRPMEENSSIFIYIDVSATRSIPVKFFALVIIVIMWVLSIMALLLALKVMKSGKLPEVGMLSWTAVMLFAFPAIRNAQPGVPPVGTASDFLSFFWTEIIVVVALVIIGSCWLKRYHPPIE is encoded by the coding sequence ATGCCCACTCTCAACACCTTTAATCTCAAAAAAATACTTATTTTAATTTGCAGTCTGGTCGTAATTTTGGCAATCATCTTATCTATTTACTCTCACAATGCTAACGCCCAAGAGCCTTACAAGCCCTCTCCAGAAAGCGCTGTAGCGTCCAAAGGCTTGGTTGAGGTCAAAATGACGGTAATTGCAGTTGATCCCATTAAAAACGAATTAGAAACCCGCTTGCAGTTTGAACTCAAAGGTATCTATAAAAAAGGGCCAACTTACCCGGCTCAAGACTTGTTAATGACAGTTAACGGAGCAAATGTACAGGATTCGGAAATTACCTTTAAAGAAGGCAAACCGATGATTGTTCCTGCATTGAAGTTTAACTTAGTAAAAGGAAAAATTAACAATTACCCGTTTGACAAGCACATTGCTAAAGTAGCTATTTCGCTCGACCCGCTGCCTTCAATTGGTAAAAAGTTTGCTCCATTTGAACTGAATCCCGTGCCGCTGGAATTTAATTTTCATGCCGACGTTCCCGGTTTCGACATCAGTTATAGACCCATGGAAGAGAATTCGTCTATATTTATTTATATAGATGTTTCTGCAACTCGCTCCATCCCGGTGAAATTCTTTGCCTTAGTGATTATTGTGATCATGTGGGTCTTGTCAATTATGGCGCTTTTGCTAGCATTAAAAGTGATGAAATCGGGCAAGTTGCCGGAAGTGGGAATGCTGAGTTGGACTGCTGTGATGCTGTTTGCTTTTCCCGCCATTCGCAATGCTCAACCGGGGGTGCCTCCGGTGGGAACTGCAAGCGATTTTCTGTCGTTTTTTTGGACGGAAATTATTGTTGTGGTGGCGTTGGTGATTATCGGTAGTTGTTGGTTGAAGCGGTATCATCCCCCAATTGAATGA
- a CDS encoding Apocarotenoid-15,15'-oxygenase, which yields MQNLQLSASQTAAQKVSYDRTDWQRGYESQPNESDYWIDDIEGEIPPGLQGTFFRNGPGLLDVNGQRIHHPFDGDGMICAIAISEGRAHFRNRFIHTEGYLAEQKAGKILHRGVFGTQKPGGWLANIFDVKIKNIANTNIIYWGDKLLALWEAAQPYRLDPRTLETLGLDTLDGILQPGEAFAAHPRIEKGKNGKGDRLVNFSVKPGLSSTITIYELDESGKLLQRHAHAIPGFAFLHDMVITPNYCIFFQNPVSFNPLLFVLGFRSASQCIQFSPNKPTQAILIPRNGTDEVKILETEPCFVFHHCNAWEEGDEVFVDSVCYDSFPTVEADGDFREVDFDSVPAGELWRFKLNLQDKTVQHQVVETRCCEFPTLHPNNVGQPYRYLYIGAADAPTGNAPLQAILKMDFVTGERQIWSAAPRGFAGEPVFVLRPDAVAEDDGWLLLLMYDAANHRSTLVILDARDITKGPVARLHLKQHIPYGLHGSFTPNVLLPIGS from the coding sequence ATGCAAAACTTACAACTTTCTGCATCTCAAACAGCCGCCCAAAAAGTATCATACGATCGCACAGACTGGCAGCGCGGCTACGAATCCCAACCCAACGAATCCGACTACTGGATTGACGACATAGAAGGCGAAATCCCCCCCGGCTTGCAAGGCACATTCTTTCGCAACGGACCCGGATTATTGGATGTCAACGGCCAGCGCATCCACCACCCGTTTGACGGCGACGGGATGATTTGTGCGATCGCCATATCCGAAGGCCGCGCCCATTTCCGCAACCGATTCATACACACAGAGGGCTATCTCGCCGAACAAAAAGCCGGAAAAATCCTCCACCGAGGCGTTTTCGGCACACAAAAGCCAGGGGGCTGGCTAGCCAACATCTTTGATGTCAAAATCAAAAACATTGCCAACACCAACATCATTTATTGGGGCGACAAACTGCTAGCGCTTTGGGAAGCCGCACAGCCCTACCGACTCGACCCCCGCACCCTAGAAACACTCGGCTTAGATACCCTAGACGGCATTTTACAACCCGGTGAAGCCTTCGCCGCCCACCCCAGAATTGAAAAAGGGAAAAATGGCAAAGGAGACAGATTAGTAAACTTTTCTGTCAAGCCCGGTTTGTCGAGTACCATCACGATTTACGAACTCGACGAAAGCGGCAAACTTTTGCAGCGTCACGCCCATGCAATACCGGGTTTTGCCTTCCTGCACGACATGGTAATTACCCCGAATTACTGCATATTCTTCCAAAATCCCGTCAGCTTCAATCCGCTGCTTTTCGTGTTAGGATTTCGGAGTGCATCCCAGTGCATTCAATTTTCGCCAAACAAGCCAACACAAGCAATTTTAATTCCCCGCAACGGCACTGACGAGGTAAAGATATTAGAAACCGAACCTTGTTTTGTCTTCCACCACTGCAACGCATGGGAAGAAGGAGACGAAGTTTTTGTAGATTCAGTTTGTTACGACTCTTTTCCCACTGTAGAAGCGGACGGCGATTTTCGTGAGGTTGATTTTGACAGCGTTCCAGCGGGCGAATTGTGGCGGTTTAAGTTAAATTTGCAAGACAAAACGGTGCAGCATCAAGTTGTTGAAACTCGGTGTTGCGAGTTTCCGACTCTGCATCCCAATAATGTCGGACAACCTTACCGATATCTTTACATCGGTGCTGCTGATGCTCCCACGGGAAATGCTCCTTTGCAAGCTATCCTCAAAATGGATTTCGTGACTGGTGAAAGGCAAATTTGGAGTGCGGCACCACGCGGTTTTGCGGGGGAACCGGTGTTTGTTCTCCGTCCCGATGCTGTGGCTGAGGATGACGGCTGGCTGCTGCTTTTAATGTATGATGCAGCTAATCATCGATCGACCTTAGTGATTTTAGATGCTCGCGACATCACCAAAGGCCCTGTAGCGCGCTTGCATTTAAAACAGCATATTCCCTACGGTTTGCACGGAAGTTTCACACCAAATGTATTGCTTCCTATCGGTTCGTAG
- the fbt gene encoding folate/biopterin family MFS transporter, protein MLVSPSGVSKLKESLKEKVFFGNEPTPELIAILLIYFVQGILGLARLAVSFFLKDELGMSPAEVSAMLGVVALPWIIKPVFGFMSDGLPIFGYRRRPYIVLSGLLGTSAWVGLATIVHTPLAATGAIALSSLSLAVSDVIADSLVVERARKESVTDAGSLQSLSWGAAALGGLITAYLSGSLLQHFSTHTIFLITASFPLIVSATAWLIAEEKTNKRTDFETVKDQLKQLRQAVSQKTIWLPTAFLFLLQATPSSDSAFFFFTTNELGFPPEFLGRVRLVTSIAALAGVWLFQRFLKTVPFRVIFGWSTVLATALGMTTLLLVTHANRALGIDDQWFSIGDSLILTVIGQIAYMPVLVLSARLCPRGVEATLFALLMSITNLAGLLSHEGGALLTHLLGITDHNFDNLWLLIVITNLSTLLPLPFLNWLPAESTESGDPNYQNSLPVLEPELGSSKPGGQHFMPEYFPDLVPTVRSQSRTADTK, encoded by the coding sequence ATGCTCGTTTCCCCCTCCGGCGTCAGCAAACTCAAAGAATCTTTAAAAGAAAAAGTATTCTTTGGGAATGAGCCAACCCCCGAACTCATAGCCATCTTACTGATTTACTTCGTCCAAGGCATTCTCGGACTAGCCCGCTTAGCCGTCAGCTTCTTTCTCAAAGACGAACTAGGTATGAGTCCCGCCGAAGTCTCGGCAATGCTGGGCGTCGTAGCCCTGCCTTGGATTATCAAACCCGTGTTCGGCTTCATGTCCGACGGTTTGCCGATATTCGGCTACCGCAGACGCCCTTACATTGTCCTCTCCGGGCTGCTGGGAACGTCAGCATGGGTGGGCCTAGCAACAATTGTACACACGCCACTTGCCGCTACAGGCGCGATCGCCCTGAGTTCCCTCTCCCTCGCCGTCAGCGACGTAATCGCCGACTCCCTGGTAGTCGAAAGGGCCAGAAAAGAATCCGTTACCGACGCCGGTTCCCTGCAATCCTTGTCTTGGGGCGCTGCAGCCCTCGGCGGACTCATTACCGCCTACCTCAGCGGTTCCCTGCTGCAACACTTCAGCACCCACACAATATTTTTAATCACCGCATCTTTTCCGCTAATTGTATCAGCAACAGCTTGGTTAATTGCCGAAGAAAAAACCAACAAAAGAACAGACTTTGAAACTGTCAAAGACCAACTAAAACAACTGCGGCAAGCTGTTAGCCAAAAAACAATTTGGCTACCCACCGCCTTTCTCTTCCTCTTGCAAGCCACCCCAAGCTCAGACTCCGCCTTCTTCTTTTTCACCACCAACGAATTAGGCTTTCCACCAGAATTTCTGGGCAGAGTGCGCCTCGTTACCAGCATTGCCGCCCTCGCCGGCGTCTGGCTGTTTCAGCGCTTCCTCAAAACTGTTCCATTTCGAGTAATTTTTGGCTGGTCAACCGTCCTTGCGACTGCTTTGGGCATGACTACTTTATTATTAGTAACTCATGCCAACCGAGCTTTAGGAATTGACGATCAATGGTTCAGCATCGGAGACAGCCTGATCCTGACAGTAATCGGACAAATTGCTTATATGCCGGTACTGGTACTCTCCGCCCGGTTGTGTCCCCGAGGCGTCGAAGCAACTTTATTTGCGCTGCTGATGTCAATCACAAATTTAGCAGGACTTTTGTCCCACGAAGGCGGTGCACTTTTAACCCACTTGCTAGGAATTACCGATCACAATTTCGATAACCTCTGGCTGCTAATTGTCATCACAAACCTCTCCACACTTCTGCCCCTACCTTTCTTAAATTGGCTGCCCGCCGAGAGTACAGAAAGCGGCGATCCAAACTATCAAAACTCTCTTCCCGTATTAGAACCAGAACTGGGCAGTTCCAAACCAGGCGGACAGCATTTCATGCCCGAATACTTTCCCGACTTAGTACCGACAGTAAGGTCACAAAGCCGCACCGCAGATACCAAATAA
- a CDS encoding cupin domain-containing protein produces the protein MIIDPKNVPEITGSKYPQPFKSAVLGRVKKRLGDAAGLQNFGVNLVRLAPGSCSALRHWHTRQDELIYVLEGEVTLITNSGEEVLKPGMAAGFPAGDADGHHLVNRTDLDVVYLEIGDRTEGDSANYPDDDLIAKTSDNGWIFTHKNGEPYES, from the coding sequence ATGATTATAGATCCTAAAAATGTGCCGGAAATTACTGGTTCCAAGTACCCTCAGCCATTCAAATCTGCTGTTTTGGGGAGAGTTAAAAAACGCTTGGGCGATGCTGCCGGATTGCAGAATTTTGGGGTAAATTTGGTGAGACTTGCACCGGGAAGTTGTTCTGCTCTCAGGCATTGGCACACCCGGCAAGATGAGTTAATCTATGTTTTGGAAGGGGAAGTTACTCTGATTACAAATTCGGGAGAGGAAGTGCTGAAACCGGGTATGGCGGCGGGTTTTCCGGCGGGTGATGCAGATGGGCATCATTTAGTCAACCGCACGGATTTAGATGTTGTTTATCTGGAAATTGGCGATCGCACTGAGGGTGATTCAGCTAATTATCCCGATGATGATTTAATCGCGAAAACTAGCGATAATGGTTGGATTTTTACACACAAAAACGGCGAGCCTTATGAGAGTTGA
- a CDS encoding class I SAM-dependent methyltransferase gives MSQVNLWTSAEHALWYLAKAEGIPHRTEGEAVLLEEVPKNVKRILDVGTGDGRLLGLLKCDRPNVECVAIDFSPTMLEKARIRFADDQKVTVIEHNFDESLPDLGKFDAVVSSFAIHHVADDRKRSLYAEIFELLEPGGIFCNLEHVASATPALHEKFREALGISNDPDDPSNQLLDVETQLRWFREIGFTDADCYWKWRELALLVGVKPVTPVNVVQKAP, from the coding sequence ATGAGTCAAGTGAATCTTTGGACTTCTGCGGAACACGCTTTGTGGTATCTTGCTAAAGCTGAGGGAATTCCTCACCGCACTGAAGGTGAAGCGGTTTTGTTGGAGGAAGTGCCGAAAAATGTTAAGCGAATTCTGGATGTGGGCACGGGAGACGGGCGGTTGCTGGGTCTGCTGAAGTGCGATCGACCAAATGTGGAATGTGTGGCGATCGACTTTTCGCCGACAATGCTGGAAAAAGCCAGAATTCGCTTTGCGGATGACCAGAAGGTCACGGTAATCGAGCACAATTTTGACGAATCGCTGCCGGATTTGGGCAAGTTTGATGCGGTTGTTTCTAGTTTTGCGATTCATCATGTAGCAGACGATCGCAAACGTTCGCTTTACGCTGAGATTTTCGAGCTTTTGGAACCGGGAGGCATCTTTTGCAATTTGGAACACGTAGCGTCCGCAACTCCCGCTTTACACGAGAAATTCCGAGAGGCGCTGGGTATTAGCAACGATCCGGATGATCCGTCTAATCAATTGCTGGATGTCGAAACGCAACTGCGCTGGTTTCGAGAAATCGGTTTTACCGATGCAGACTGTTATTGGAAGTGGCGGGAACTCGCTTTATTAGTTGGGGTGAAACCAGTCACCCCTGTCAACGTGGTGCAGAAGGCTCCCTAA
- a CDS encoding sodium:proton antiporter codes for MVDDYILNLLVIGILLLTVTLGSGWISRLPVSYALIYLIVGIGLGPYGVKLIDLRPEAQFLERLTEFVVIVSLFSCGLKMNRPLQFWAWNSTARLIGFLMPISIFAVAAIGHWFVKLDWGPAILLGAILAPTDPVLASEVQLAHLDDRDELRFGLTSEGGLNDALAFPFVYFGIYSLKDNNWSKWFSQWVAVDLIWAIAAGIVMGILVAKAVTWIDRQLQHYRPADQLMEDFIALSTILLTYSLTEVVNGYGFLAVFVAGIVVQASYRNPEKPLSQLHFTERIEKLMEIATILLLGSLLRLEPMLAYGGYSLLVAGLLLFLIRPVGAWISTIGSPLHPANRWLYGWFGIRGVGSIYYLTYAFGKGLEGETAEKIAWITFTTIVISVILHGITSTPLMNWYERRIKPQVPDLI; via the coding sequence ATGGTGGATGATTACATTCTCAACTTGCTAGTTATTGGCATCCTCCTGCTTACCGTTACCTTGGGTTCCGGATGGATTTCGCGATTGCCTGTATCTTATGCCTTAATTTATCTAATTGTCGGTATCGGATTGGGGCCCTACGGCGTGAAGCTGATTGACTTGCGTCCCGAAGCTCAATTTTTAGAAAGACTTACAGAGTTTGTAGTTATTGTTTCTCTGTTCAGTTGCGGCTTAAAAATGAATCGCCCGCTGCAATTTTGGGCTTGGAATTCCACAGCGCGGCTGATCGGTTTTTTGATGCCCATTTCTATTTTTGCAGTGGCCGCTATCGGTCATTGGTTTGTAAAATTAGATTGGGGTCCGGCGATTTTACTGGGAGCAATTCTCGCTCCCACCGATCCAGTTTTAGCCTCAGAAGTTCAGTTAGCTCATCTAGACGATCGCGATGAATTGCGCTTTGGTTTAACATCGGAAGGCGGTTTGAACGATGCTTTAGCTTTTCCCTTTGTTTATTTCGGAATTTATTCGCTAAAAGATAACAACTGGTCGAAGTGGTTTTCGCAGTGGGTAGCAGTTGACTTGATTTGGGCGATCGCCGCAGGTATCGTTATGGGAATTTTAGTAGCTAAAGCCGTCACCTGGATCGATCGCCAACTCCAACACTATCGACCGGCCGATCAATTAATGGAAGATTTCATTGCTCTCAGCACAATTCTGCTCACATATTCCCTCACAGAAGTAGTCAACGGCTACGGATTTCTCGCAGTTTTTGTAGCAGGAATTGTGGTGCAGGCGAGTTACCGCAACCCAGAAAAACCGCTTTCCCAACTGCACTTTACCGAGCGCATTGAAAAGTTAATGGAAATAGCAACTATTTTACTATTAGGTTCGCTTTTGCGCCTAGAGCCTATGTTGGCATATGGAGGATACTCCCTCTTAGTAGCTGGATTGTTGCTTTTTTTAATCCGGCCTGTGGGAGCTTGGATTAGTACGATCGGGAGTCCTTTACATCCCGCCAACCGCTGGCTTTACGGTTGGTTCGGCATTCGTGGTGTCGGTTCTATCTATTACCTTACCTATGCTTTCGGTAAGGGTTTGGAAGGTGAAACAGCCGAAAAAATCGCCTGGATTACCTTTACAACTATCGTAATTTCTGTGATTTTGCACGGCATTACTTCCACCCCGTTAATGAACTGGTACGAGCGCCGAATCAAACCTCAAGTACCGGATTTAATTTAA
- a CDS encoding sensor histidine kinase KdpD encodes MIHSSELTNNPDAVYTQPNRTYDRTPRRGKHKIFIGMAPGVGKTFRMLEEGHRLKSEGIDVVIGLLETHGRKETAAKGEGLEIVPKKQMLRGEKILNEMDTDAVIERRPQLALIDELAHTNIPGCLREKRYQDVEEILKAGIDVFSTLNIQHIESLNDLVARITGVVVRERVPDRVLEAADEIVVVDVTPETLEDRLLEGKIYAPEKIEQSLENFFQRRHLIALRELALREVADNVEDDAATLKGQSCNIHERVLVCASTYPNSLQLLRRGARIASYMNAQFYAVFVNDPDRFLTKAESLHVETCEKLCQEFNGQFLRVNGTNIAKAISEVAKQYRITQIVIGESQQSRWNLLLRGSLTQQLVRSLKHVDLHIIATEKSGLSN; translated from the coding sequence ATGATTCACTCTAGCGAACTTACCAACAATCCAGACGCGGTTTACACCCAACCGAACCGCACTTACGATCGCACCCCCCGCCGGGGAAAGCACAAAATATTTATCGGCATGGCCCCCGGTGTCGGCAAAACTTTCCGAATGCTGGAAGAAGGACACAGGCTCAAATCTGAAGGCATTGATGTGGTAATTGGACTGTTAGAAACTCACGGGCGGAAAGAGACAGCAGCTAAAGGCGAGGGACTAGAAATAGTGCCCAAAAAACAAATGCTGCGCGGCGAAAAAATTCTCAACGAAATGGATACGGATGCTGTCATAGAACGCCGTCCTCAATTAGCCTTAATAGACGAACTGGCTCATACAAACATTCCGGGTTGTCTACGAGAAAAACGATATCAAGATGTCGAAGAAATTCTCAAAGCTGGGATTGATGTTTTCTCCACCCTCAACATTCAACACATAGAAAGTCTCAACGATTTAGTAGCTCGAATTACCGGAGTTGTAGTGCGAGAGCGAGTGCCCGATCGCGTCCTCGAAGCTGCTGACGAAATAGTCGTTGTCGATGTCACGCCGGAAACTTTAGAAGACAGGTTGCTAGAAGGCAAAATTTATGCTCCCGAAAAAATTGAACAATCTTTAGAAAACTTTTTCCAGCGCCGTCATTTAATTGCTTTGCGAGAACTCGCCCTGCGAGAAGTAGCAGACAATGTTGAAGACGACGCAGCAACTTTAAAAGGTCAATCTTGCAACATTCACGAACGAGTATTAGTATGCGCCTCGACTTATCCGAATTCCTTGCAACTGCTGCGGCGGGGCGCGAGGATTGCTAGCTACATGAATGCCCAATTTTATGCTGTGTTTGTCAACGATCCAGACCGATTTTTAACAAAAGCAGAAAGCTTGCACGTTGAAACTTGTGAGAAACTCTGTCAAGAATTTAACGGGCAATTTTTGCGGGTAAACGGCACTAATATAGCCAAAGCGATTTCGGAGGTAGCTAAACAGTATCGCATTACTCAAATTGTGATCGGCGAAAGCCAGCAATCCCGCTGGAATTTGCTGCTGCGGGGTTCTTTGACTCAACAGTTAGTGCGATCGCTCAAACACGTAGATTTGCACATCATCGCTACCGAAAAAAGTGGTCTTTCTAATTAG
- the kdpC gene encoding K(+)-transporting ATPase subunit C, which produces MREIIRAIRVTLVLWGITAIIYPLILLVIGQIAFNSQANGSLISKQGVIVGSSLIGQPFSSERYFWSRPSTTNYSSFATENYDPTNAENLIQKTGISGASNIAPSNSELLKRGNEKDGFQGVQVELDRLNKAGIKPTADLVYTSGSSLDPHISVEAARAQIQRIATVRSLNLNQVEMLVAKNTDGRFLGIFGEPGVNVLQLNLALDRLQ; this is translated from the coding sequence ATGAGAGAAATAATTAGAGCCATTCGCGTTACCCTGGTTTTATGGGGAATCACAGCCATTATTTACCCTTTAATCTTGCTAGTAATCGGTCAAATTGCCTTCAACTCCCAGGCAAACGGCAGCTTAATTAGCAAGCAAGGAGTTATAGTGGGTTCGTCATTAATTGGCCAACCTTTCTCCTCCGAAAGATATTTTTGGAGCCGCCCCAGCACGACAAATTACAGCAGCTTTGCGACCGAAAATTACGATCCCACAAACGCAGAAAATTTAATTCAAAAAACAGGTATTTCGGGAGCTAGCAACATTGCCCCCAGTAACTCGGAGTTGCTGAAGCGAGGCAATGAGAAAGATGGTTTTCAGGGGGTGCAAGTAGAATTAGATCGCCTTAACAAAGCTGGTATCAAACCGACTGCTGATTTAGTCTACACCTCTGGTTCTAGCCTCGATCCGCACATTAGCGTAGAGGCAGCCCGAGCGCAAATTCAGCGGATAGCAACGGTGCGATCGCTCAATCTCAATCAAGTAGAAATGTTGGTAGCCAAAAATACAGATGGCAGATTTCTCGGCATTTTCGGCGAACCGGGAGTTAACGTCCTCCAACTAAATTTGGCTCTCGACCGTTTACAATAG
- the kdpF gene encoding K(+)-transporting ATPase subunit F, translating to MKRNDLLNDIFPRDFQEIIELAQMLGQRHPIPVQLFLVMCFNAIIAPAVYAAAGEDLTRKAVWGLSLLGLVIIALSIYLFVVIFQPERF from the coding sequence ATGAAACGGAATGATTTGCTGAATGATATTTTTCCCAGAGATTTCCAAGAAATTATTGAGTTAGCGCAAATGCTTGGGCAGCGCCACCCAATCCCGGTGCAGCTATTTCTGGTAATGTGTTTCAATGCGATAATTGCCCCCGCTGTTTACGCGGCTGCGGGTGAAGATTTGACCCGAAAAGCTGTCTGGGGTTTAAGTCTCCTGGGTTTGGTGATTATCGCCCTTTCTATTTACCTGTTTGTAGTCATCTTTCAGCCGGAAAGATTTTAG
- the kdpB gene encoding K(+)-transporting ATPase subunit B translates to MASSNTPDSPKKPARGSRESRKHTPKANTKGLYQRAFKEAFVKLNPRVMLKNPVMFVVWIGTIVTALLTIDPTLFGPVAGENQRVFNGLVTFILFFTLVFANFAEAVAEGRGKAQADALRSTKADTTARKLLPDGSIQEVSSTSLRRGDQIKVIAGDVIPSDGEVIAGVASVDESAITGESAPVLKEPGSDIASSVTGGTRILSDELTLRVMADPGKGFLDRMIALVEGAERSKTPNEIALTVLLAVLTLVFLIVVSTIPPIGNYVKTPVGVVTLISLLVALIPTTIGGLLSAIGIAGMDRVAQFNVIATSGRAVEACGDVNTLILDKTGTITLGNRLAEEFIPVNGHSLEEVASVALAASLFDDTPEGKSIVRLAQNLGAQVDFDRTNATGLDFSAKTRMSGTDLPDGTEVRKGAVDAVKGFVRSRGGNIGPDLDEAYERVSRLGGTPLGVCQGSDTYGIIYLKDVIKPGIRDRFDQLRKMGIRTIMLTGDNRITASVIADEAGVDDFIAEATPEDKIEVIRKQQAEGKLVAMTGDGTNDAPALAQANVGLAMNSGTQAAKEAANMVDLDSDPTKLIDLVTIGKQLLITRGALTTFSLANDIAKYFAIIPAIFAPVGALNVMGLASGQSAVLSALIYNALIIPALIPLALTGVKFRPLSANQLLQRNILIYGLGGAVAPFIAIKVIDVLITAVGLA, encoded by the coding sequence ATGGCTTCTTCCAATACTCCTGATTCCCCAAAAAAACCTGCTAGAGGCTCTCGCGAGTCTCGCAAGCACACGCCGAAAGCAAATACAAAAGGCCTTTATCAAAGAGCTTTTAAAGAAGCTTTTGTCAAGCTAAACCCGCGGGTGATGCTAAAAAATCCGGTGATGTTCGTGGTGTGGATAGGCACAATTGTGACTGCACTTTTAACGATCGACCCGACCCTGTTCGGCCCGGTTGCCGGCGAAAATCAGAGAGTTTTCAACGGTTTAGTCACGTTTATTTTGTTCTTCACTTTGGTATTTGCTAATTTTGCCGAAGCGGTAGCAGAAGGGCGCGGAAAAGCGCAAGCAGATGCGCTGCGATCGACCAAAGCCGACACAACAGCCCGCAAACTCTTACCAGACGGTTCAATTCAAGAAGTTAGTTCGACATCCCTGAGACGCGGCGACCAAATTAAAGTGATCGCAGGCGATGTCATTCCTTCCGACGGCGAAGTGATTGCGGGTGTCGCGTCGGTGGACGAATCTGCAATCACTGGCGAATCCGCGCCGGTGCTCAAGGAACCGGGTTCGGACATTGCCAGTTCCGTCACCGGCGGTACGCGCATCCTCTCTGATGAACTGACGCTGCGGGTAATGGCCGACCCGGGTAAAGGGTTTTTGGACAGGATGATCGCGCTGGTGGAGGGGGCCGAAAGGTCGAAAACGCCCAACGAGATCGCGCTAACGGTGCTGCTGGCGGTGCTGACTCTGGTGTTTTTGATAGTGGTATCGACGATTCCGCCGATCGGCAATTACGTGAAAACTCCCGTGGGCGTGGTGACGCTGATTTCGCTGCTGGTAGCGCTGATCCCGACGACGATCGGCGGTTTGCTGAGTGCGATCGGCATTGCGGGCATGGATCGCGTCGCTCAGTTTAACGTGATAGCGACCTCTGGACGCGCCGTGGAGGCTTGCGGCGACGTGAATACGCTGATTTTGGACAAAACGGGGACGATCACGCTGGGGAACCGTTTAGCCGAGGAGTTCATTCCGGTAAACGGTCACTCGCTGGAGGAGGTTGCGAGTGTAGCCCTTGCTGCTAGCCTGTTTGACGATACTCCAGAGGGAAAGTCGATCGTCCGTTTGGCTCAGAATTTGGGCGCACAGGTGGATTTCGATCGCACCAACGCCACGGGGCTTGATTTTTCCGCAAAAACGCGGATGTCTGGCACGGATTTGCCCGACGGTACGGAGGTTCGCAAGGGTGCGGTGGACGCGGTGAAGGGTTTTGTGCGATCGCGCGGCGGTAATATCGGCCCCGATCTCGATGAAGCTTATGAGCGAGTTTCCCGGCTGGGAGGCACACCTCTAGGCGTTTGTCAAGGCAGCGACACCTACGGCATTATCTATTTGAAAGATGTCATCAAACCGGGAATTCGCGATCGGTTTGACCAACTGCGAAAAATGGGCATCCGCACAATAATGCTCACCGGAGATAACCGAATTACAGCATCAGTAATTGCCGACGAAGCAGGCGTTGACGACTTCATTGCCGAAGCAACTCCCGAGGACAAAATCGAAGTAATTCGCAAGCAACAAGCAGAAGGCAAATTAGTAGCAATGACGGGAGACGGAACCAACGACGCACCCGCACTAGCGCAAGCAAACGTAGGACTCGCGATGAATTCTGGAACGCAAGCCGCGAAAGAAGCCGCAAACATGGTGGACTTAGATTCTGACCCCACCAAACTAATTGATTTAGTTACAATTGGCAAACAATTGCTGATTACTCGTGGGGCGCTGACCACATTTTCGCTAGCCAACGATATCGCTAAATATTTTGCAATTATTCCCGCCATATTTGCCCCGGTTGGGGCTTTAAACGTCATGGGTTTAGCCAGCGGTCAATCGGCAGTTTTGTCTGCCTTAATTTACAATGCTTTGATTATTCCCGCTTTGATTCCCCTAGCATTAACTGGCGTAAAATTTCGACCATTGAGCGCCAACCAACTGTTGCAGCGGAATATTTTAATCTACGGATTGGGCGGAGCAGTCGCGCCGTTTATTGCCATCAAAGTTATTGATGTTTTGATTACCGCCGTTGGGCTAGCATAA